One Brassica napus cultivar Da-Ae unplaced genomic scaffold, Da-Ae ScsIHWf_2680;HRSCAF=3438, whole genome shotgun sequence genomic region harbors:
- the LOC111198756 gene encoding probable inactive receptor kinase RLK902, with amino-acid sequence MAPLSLLLLLSILLLSLPPPSLQDLAADKSALLSLRSSLGGRTFLWNSKQTSPCNWTGVSCEANRVTALRLPGVALSGQIPEGIFGNLTNLRTLSLRLNALTGTLPLDLGSCSDLRRLYLQGNRFSGEIPEVLFSLSNLVRLDLGDNGFSGEISSGFKNLTRLKTLYLENNKLSGPLVDMGLGLDQFNVSNNLLNGSIPKNLQRFDSDSFLGTSLCGKPLGVCNNEGTVPSQPISVGNIPGSDGKREKGKLSGGAIAGIVIGCVVAFFVVVMVLMALFGKKRTREVDVGRTIKQLDIESPGEKAAVEAATESGYEAAAAVTGNAEVNGSGTRRKLVFFGNATKVFELEDLLRASAEVLGKGTFGTAYKAVLDAATMVAVKRLKDVTMADREFKEKIEVVGAMDHENLVPLRAYYYSGDEKLLVYDFMPMGSLSALLHGNKGAGRSPLDWEVRSRIALGAARGLDYLHSQDPLSSHGNVKSSNILLTNSHDARVSDFGLAQLVGSSTATTNRVTGYRAPEVTDPRRVSQKADVYSFGVVLLELLTGKAPSNSVMNEEGMDLARWVHSVGREAWRSEVFDSELMSLETVVEGEMEEMLQLGIECTEPHPDKRPVMVEVVRRIQELRQSGLDQVL; translated from the exons ATggctcctctctctctcctcctcctcctctcgaTTCTCCTCCTCTCCCTTCCTCCTCCCTCACTCCAAGACCTCGCCGCCGACAAATCCGCCCTCCTCTCCCTCCGCTCCTCCCTCGGCGGCCGCACATTCCTCTGGAACTCCAAACAAACCTCTCCATGCAACTGGACCGGCGTCTCCTGCGAAGCCAACCGCGTAACCGCCCTCCGCCTCCCCGGCGTCGCGCTCTCCGGTCAGATACCCGAGGGTATTTTCGGTAACTTAACAAATCTCCGGACCCTCAGCCTCCGTCTCAACGCGCTAACCGGAACACTCCCGTTAGATCTCGGCAGCTGCTCAGACCTCCGGCGGCTCTACCTCCAGGGGAACAGATTCTCCGGCGAGATACCGGAGGTCTTGTTCAGCCTCAGCAACCTCGTGAGGCTGGATCTTGGAGATAACGGTTTCTCCGGAGAGATCTCCTCGGGGTTCAAGAACCTCACGAGGCTCAAGACTCTGTACTTAGAGAATAACAAACTCTCTGGGCCTTTAGTGGATATGGGCTTGGGCTTGGATCAGTTTAATGTTTCTAACAACTTGTTGAACGGATCTATACCCAAGAATCTTCAGAGATTCGATTCCGATTCTTTTCTTGGGACTTCTCTCTGTGGGAAGCCGCTTGGTGTTTGTAATAACGAAGGAACTGTGCCGAGTCAGCCTATTTCTGTCGGAAACATTCCAGGGAGTGATGGGAAGAGAGAAAAGGGGAAGCTTTCTGGTGGAGCGATAGCTGGGATAGTGATTGGTTGCGTGGTTGCGTTCTTCGTGGTTGTTATGGTTCTGATGGCTCTCTTTGGGAAGAAGAGGACAAGGGAGGTCGACGTTGGAAGAACTATCAAGCAGCTTGATATCGAATCTCCCGGGGAGAAAGCGGCGGTGGAAGCAGCGACGGAGAGTGGATACGAGGCGGCTGCGGCTGTGACGGGGAACGCGGAAGTGAACGGTTCAGGGACGAGGAGGAAGTTAGTGTTCTTTGGGAACGCTACGAAGGTGTTTGAGCTGGAGGATCTGTTGAGAGCTTCTGCGGAGGTTTTGGGGAAGGGGACGTTCGGGACGGCGTATAAGGCGGTGCTTGACGCGGCGACGATGGTGGCTGTGAAGAGGCTGAAGGATGTGACGATGGCGGATAGAGAGTTCAAGGAGAAGATTGAGGTTGTTGGGGCGATGGATCATGAGAACTTGGTGCCGTTGAGAGCTTATTATTACAGTGGTGATGAGAAGCTGCTTGTGTATGACTTCATGCCTATGGGAAGCTTGTCTGCTCTCTTACACg GAAACAAAGGTGCAGGAAGGAGTCCACTAGACTGGGAAGTACGGTCACGTATCGCCCTTGGAGCTGCTCGTGGACTAGACTATCTTCATTCGCAAGATCCGTTAAGTTCTCATGGGAACGTCAAGTCTTCCAACATCCTCTTAACAAACTCCCACGATGCACGAGTCTCTGACTTCGGTTTGGCTCAGCTCGTCGGCTCTTCAACCGCAACCACAAACCGTGTTACCGGGTACCGTGCGCCGGAAGTAACTGATCCGAGGCGTGTTTCGCAGAAGGCGGATGTGTACAGCTTTGGTGTGGTGTTGCTTGAGTTGCTGACGGGGAAAGCGCCGTCTAACTCGGTGATGAATGAGGAAGGGATGGACTTGGCGAGGTGGGTGCATTCGGTGGGGAGAGAGGCGTGGAGGAGTGAGGTTTTCGACTCGGAGCTGATGAGTTTGGAGACGGTGGTGGAAGGAGAGATGGAGGAGATGCTGCAGCTGGGGATTGAGTGTACGGAGCCACACCCTGACAAGAGGCCAGTGATGGTGGAGGTGGTGAGGAGGATCCAGGAGTTGCGCCAATCGGGTTTGGATCAGGTTCTCTAG
- the LOC106345298 gene encoding chaperone protein dnaJ A6, chloroplastic-like — MECFRVSPSIPKVSFLSNSRNSTSQRFIPSCRERRNREDPLSSSSPYSILGVEPNCSSLELKAAFRAKVKQYHPDVNREGSSSDVMIRRIIHAYEMLTNSSRAEIIEGECLDPFDHPECEALDVFVNEVILNI; from the exons ATGGAATGTTTCCGTGTATCTCCTTCGATTCCAAAAGTCTCTTTCCTCTCCAACTCAAGAAACTCAACTTCTCAACGATTCATCCCCAGCTGcagagagagaagaaacagagaagatcCACTCTCCAGCTCTTCACCATACTCTATTCTCGGCGTGGAGCCAAACTGCTCATCTCTCGAGCTCAAGGCAGCTTTCCGCGCCAAA GTGAAACAGTACCATCCTGATGTAAACAGAGAAGGAAGCAGCTCTGATGTTATGATCCGTCGTATAATCCATGCTTACGAG ATGTTGACAAACTCTAGCAGAGCAGAGATCATTGAAGG AGAATGCTTGGACCCTTTTGACCATCCAGAGTGTGAGGCACTTGATGTGTTTGTGAACGAggtcattttaaatatttaa
- the LOC106435955 gene encoding chaperone protein DnaJ — protein sequence MSRSTLIPSLNPAHSFRLQFPLSNPSFSSPPSFLRVRRCGNRRRGVTMSAGKDHYKTLNVARNATLKEIKSAYRALARKYHPDMNKNPGAEDKFKQISAAYEVLSDEEKRSAYDRFGEAGLDGNFNASQDASQGVDPFDLYSAFFGGGSDGFFGEMGDSGGMGFDFMNKRSMDLDIRYDMRLSFEESVFGVKREIEVSYLATCDGCGGTGAKSSKDVKQCSNCGGKGRVMDTQRTPFGIMSQVSTCSKCGGDGRIITDKCRMCNGNGRLRSCKKMDLVVPPGVSDRATMRMRGEGNVDKRSGRAGDLFIVLQVAEKRGIRREGLNLYSKITIDFTDAILGTFTKVETVEGTMDLRIPPGTQPGDTVKLYRKGVPDTDRPSVRGDHCFEVKVLIPKNLSERERKLVEEFSSLRRSSSSTETRQEERRFDSESREKPSLWQKMKSFIRPEDSRTKFGTMSLNSSVPLQRMNETGTSIVFPFLALCVIASAVALVQKKGNRLKEKKEI from the exons ATGTCTCGCTCTACTTTGATTCCAtctctaaacccagctcacagCTTCCGTCTTCAGTTCCCGCTATCCAATCCTTCATTCTCTTCACCTCCCAGTTTTCTGCGTGTTCGGAGATGCGGAAATCGCCGCCGTGGGGTCACCATGTCCGCCGGAAAGGATCACTACAAAACTCTGAATGTCGCCCGCAACGCCACCTTGAAGGAGATCAAAAGCGCGTACAGGGCACTCGCTCGCAAG TATCATCCGGACATGAACAAGAACCCTGGGGCTGAAGATAAGTTCAAACAGATTAGTGCTGCTTATGAG GTGTTATCTGATGAGGAGAAGAGATCCGCGTATGATCGCTTTGGCGAGGCTGGTTTAGATGGCAATTTCAATGCTTCTCAGGATGCTTCTCAAGGA GTGGATCCATTTGATTTGTATAGTGCATTCTTTGGAGGTGGTTCTGATGGATTCTTTGGAGAAATGGGTGATTCTGGAGGCATGGGTTTTGATTTCATGAATAAGAGAAGCATGGACCTTGACATCCG GTATGATATGCGGTTGAGCTTTGAAGAGTCTGTTTTTGGAGTTAAACGTGAGATTGAGGTTTCTTATTTAGCAACGTGTGATGGCTGTGGAGGCACAGGTGCTAAATCTAGTAAGGACGTTAAACAGTGTAGCAACTGTGGTGGTAAAGGGCGTGTCATGGACACTCAGAGAACACCCTTTGGAATCATGTCTCAG GTTTCCACTTGCTCAAAATGTGGTGGTGATGGGAGAATCATAACTGATAAATGTCGAATGTGCAATGGCAACGGGAGACTACGGTCTTGTAAAAAGATGGATCTTGTTGTCCCTCCTGGTGTCAGCGACAGAGCCACAATGCGGATGCGAGGAGAAGGTAACGTGGACAAGAGAAG TGGACGAGCTGGAGATCTGTTCATCGTGCTTCAGGTTGCTGAGAAGCGTGGGATCCGGAGGGAAGGGCTTAATCTATACTCCAAGATCACCATAGATTTCACAGATGCAATACTTGGGACATTCACAAAG gtagAAACAGTTGAGGGGACAATGGATCTTCGGATTCCGCCTGGAACTCAGCCAGGCGACACAGTGAAACTATATAGGAAAGGTGTTCCAGACACGGATAGACCTTCTGTTCGAGGTGATCATTGCTTTGAAGTGAAGGTTTTGATCCCCAAAAACCTAAG CGAGAGGGAACGCAAGTTGGTAGAGGAATTCTCGTCGCTTAGAAGATCTAGCAGTAGTACTG AAACTCGTCAAGAGGAGCGTAGATTTGACTCAGAGTCCAGAGAAAAACCGTCTTTGTGGCAAAAAATGAAGAGTTTCATAAG ACCAGAAGATTCAAGGACGAAGTTTGGGACAATGAGCTTGAACTCCTCAGTGCCGCTACAAAGAATGAATGAGACAGGGACGTCGATTGTTTTCCCCTTCTTGGCTCTGTGCGTTATAGCCTCGGCTGTTGCGTTGGTTCAGAAAAAGGGTAAtcgcttgaaagaaaagaaagaaatctAA
- the LOC106452022 gene encoding dihydropyrimidine dehydrogenase (NADP(+)), chloroplastic-like: MASMSSALTRFSGLSSKTTLSPDFDHSSRRTFLPPNRVGLKISSSSSAAADSEPDLSVTVNGLKMPNPFVIGSGPPGTNYTVMKRAFDEGWGAVIAKTVSLDASKVINVTPRYARLKTGSNGSAKTDVIGWQNIELISDRPLETMLKEFKQLKQEYPDRILIASIMEEYSKTGWEELIDRVEQTGVDALEINFSCPHGMPERRMGAAVGQDCALLEEVCGWINAKATVPVWAKMTPNITDITEPARVSLKSGCEGIAAINTIMSVMGIDLKTLHPEPCVEGYSTPGGYSYKAVRPIALSKVMNIAQMMKSEFGGKDYSLSGIGGVETGYDAAEFILLGSNTVQVCTGVMVHGYGHVKTLCAELQDFMKQHNFSTIEDFRGHSLQYFTTHTDLVRRQKEAIEQRKAERKGLKSDKDWTGDGFVKETESMVSN; this comes from the exons ATGGCATCCATGAGTTCCGCCTTGACTCGCTTCTCTGGACTCTCTTCTAAAACCACCTTATCACCGGACTTCGATCACTCCTCTCGCCGGACTTTTCTACCTCCGAACAGAGTCGGTCTCAAgatctcctcttcttcatccgCCGCAGCAGACTCCGAGCCTGATCTGAGTGTCACCGTAAACGGCCTGAAAATGCCGAATCCGTTCGTGATCGGGTCGGGTCCACCCGGTACCAACTACACCGTCATGAAGAGAGCCTTCGATGAAGGCTGGGGAGCCGTCATCGCCAAAACC GTGTCACTAGATGCATCCAAAGTCATCAACGTAACACCTCGATACGCAAGGCTAAAGACCGGATCCAACGGCTCAGCCAAAACAGATGTGATCGGGTGGCAGAACATAGAACTCATCAGTGACCGACCTCTCGAAACCATGCTCAAAGAGTTTAAGCAGCTGAAACAAGAGTACCCTGACCGGATCCTCATCGCTTCCATCATGGAGGAATACAGCAAAACCGGCTGGGAAGAGCTCATTGACCGTGTTGAGCAAACCGGTGTT GATGCTTTAGAGATCAACTTCTCGTGTCCTCATGGTATGCCAGAGCGTAGAATGGGAGCAGCTGTGGGACAAGACTGTGCACTTCTGGAGGAGGTTTGCGGTTGGATTAATGCTAAAGCTACTGTTCCTGTTTGGGCTAAGATGACTCCTAATATCACTGACATTACTGAG cCGGCTAGGGTATCTCTAAAATCAGGATGTGAAGGGATTGCAGCCATCAATACAATCATGAGTGTGATGGGAATTGATCTGAAGACACTGCATCCTGAGCCATGTGTGGAAGG TTACTCAACTCCAGGAGGTTACTCTTATAAGGCTGTTCGCCCAATCGCGCTTTCGAAAGTTATGAACATTGCTCAGATGATGAAGTCTGAGTTTGGTGGGAAAGATTACTCGCTTTCCGGTATTGGAGGTGTTGAAACTGGATATGACGCAGCTGAATTCATTCTACTAGGATCAAATACTGTTCAG GTATGCACCGGTGTGATGGTGCATGGCTATGGTCATGTGAAAACCCTATGCGCTGAGCTTCAAGATTTCATGAAACAACACAACTTCTCGACGATAGAAGACTTCAGAGG ACATTCGCTTCAGTACTTTACAACACACACAGACTTAGTCAGGAGACAGAAAGAAGCTATTGAGCAGAGAAAAGCCGAGAGGAAAGGCTTGAAATCTGATAAAGATTGGACCGGTGATGGGTTCGTGAAGGAGACTGAAAGTATGGTTTCTAACTAA
- the LOC106452023 gene encoding glutamine synthetase cytosolic isozyme 1-3 yields MSLLSDLVNLNLSDSTEKIIAEYIWIGGSGMDIRSKARTLPGPVSDPSKLPKWNYDGSSTGQAAGDDSEVILYPQAIFRDPFRKGNNILVMCDAYTPAGNPIPTNKRHNAAKIFSNPKVASEEPWYGIEQEYTLMQKGVNWPIGWPIGGFPGPQGPYYCGVGADKAIGRDIVDAHYKACIYAGIGISGVNGEVMPGQWEFQVGPVEGISAGDQVWVARYLLERITEISGVNVSFDPKPVPGDWNGAGAHCNYSTKSMRNDGGLAVIKKAIEKLQVKHKEHIAAYGEGNERRLTGKHETADINTFSWGVANRGASVRVGRDTEKEGKGYFEDRRPASNMDPYVVTSMIAETTILG; encoded by the exons ATGTCTCTCCTCTCAGATCTCGTCAACCTCAACCTCTCTGACTCCACCGAGAAAATCATCGCCGAATACATATG GATCGGTGGATCTGGAATGGACATCAGAAGCAAAGCCAgg ACACTACCAGGACCAGTGAGCGATCCATCAAAGCTGCCTAAGTGGAACTACGACGGATCCAGCACCGGTCAAGCCGCCGGAGATGACAGTGAAGTCATTCTATA CCCTCAGGCGATATTCCGTGATCCGTTCAGGAAAGGCAACAACATTCTG GTGATGTGTGATGCTTACACGCCGGCAGGGAATCCAATTCCGACCAACAAGAGGCACAACGCTGCTAAGATCTTCAGCAACCCCAAAGTTGCCTCTGAGGAGCCTTG GTATGGGATTGAGCAAGAATACACATTGATGCAGAAGGGTGTGAACTGGCCCATTGGTTGGCCTATCGGTGGCTTCCCTGGCCCTCAGGGACCATACTACTGTGGTGTGGGAGCTGACAAAGCCATTGGTCGTGACATCGTGGATGCACACTACAAGGCCTGTATTTACGCAGGTATTGGGATCTCTGGTGTCAATGGAGAAGTCATGCCTGGTCAGTGGGAGTTCCAAGTCGGTCCTGTTGAGGGTATTAGTGCTGGTGACCAAGTCTGGGTCGCTAGATACCTTCTCGAG AGGATCACTGAGATCTCTGGTGTGAATGTCAGCTTCGACCCTAAACCAGTCCCG GGTGATTGGAACGGAGCTGGAGCTCACTGCAACTACAGCACGAAGTCAATGAGGAACGACGGAGGATTAGCTGTGATTAAGAAAGCGATAGAGAAGCTTCAGGTGAAGCACAAGGAGCACATTGCTGCTTACGGTGAAGGCAACGAGCGTCGTCTCACGGGGAAGCACGAAACTGCAGACATCAACACGTTCTCTTGGGGAGTGGCGAACCGTGGGGCTTCGGTGAGAGTGGGGAGAGACACTGAGAAAGAAGGCAAAGGTTACTTCGAGGACAGAAGGCCAGCTTCTAACATGGATCCTTACGTTGTTACGTCCATGATCGCTGAAACCACCATCCTCGGTTAA